A genomic segment from Capra hircus breed San Clemente chromosome 15, ASM170441v1, whole genome shotgun sequence encodes:
- the LOC102175877 gene encoding olfactory receptor 52B4-like, translated as MMTLNHTGVRHTVFRLLGIPGLEDQHIWISIPFFISYAIALFGNSLVICIILTKCNLHEPMYLFLCMLAGADIVLSTCTVPQALAIFWFHAGEISLDRCITQFFITHSTFMSESGILLVMAFDRYIAICFPLRYSTILTHTLIGKIGVTIFLRSYCTIFPIIFLLKRLNFCQNNIIPRTFCEHIGLAKYACNDIRVNIWYGLFVLMSTVVLDALLIFVSYVLILHAVFHMSSQDARHKALNTCGSHVCIIILFYGPAIFTILTQRFGRHIPPHIHILLANVCVLAPPMLNPIIYGIKTKQIREQAAHIFFPKQK; from the coding sequence ATGATGACTTTAAATCACACTGGTGTTAGGCACACAGTCTTCCGCTTGCTGGGCATCCCTGGCCTTGAGGACCAGCACATATGGATCTCCATCCCCTTCTTCATTTCCTATGCTATTGCCCTCTTTGGAAACAGTCTGGTCATCTGCATTATCCTCACAAAGTGCAACCTTCATGAACCCATGTACCTCTTCCTCTGCATGCTGGCTGGAGCAGACATTGTCCTCTCTACGTGCACAGTCCCTCAGGCCTTGGCCATCTTCTGGTTCCATGCTGGGGAGATCTCCCTGGATCGCTGCATCACTCAGTTCTTCATCACACACAGCACTTTCATGTCTGAGTCAGGGATCTTGCTGGTGATGGCATTTGACCGCTACATTGCCATATGCTTTCCACTGAGATATAGCACTATTCTTACACACACACTGATTGGGAAAATAGGAGTTACCATCTTTCTGAGAAGTTATTGTACAATTTTTCCCATAATATTCCTTTTGAAAAGGTTGAATTTCTGCCAAAATAATATCATACCCCGCACCTTTTGTGAACACATTGGCTTGGCCAAATATGCTTGTAATGACATTCGAGTGAACATCTGGTATGGACTCTTTGTCCTAATGTCAACAGTGGTTTTAGATGCCCTGCTAATTTTTGTTTCCTATGTGCTGATTCTCCATGCTGTCTTCCACATGTCTTCCCAAGACGCTCGCCACAAGGCTCTCAACACATGTGGCTCTCATGTCTGCATTATCATTCTCTTCTATGGACCTGCCATCTTCACGATCCTGACTCAGAGGTTTGGTCGTCACATTCCACCTCATATTCACATCTTGTTGGCTAATGTCTGCGTTCTGGCTCCACCTATGCTGAACCCTATCATTTATGGGATCAAGACCAAGCAAATCCGGGAGCAGGCGGCTCACATATTTTTTCCAAAGCAGAAATAA